The following are from one region of the Selenomonadales bacterium genome:
- a CDS encoding BofC C-terminal domain-containing protein — protein MKKQYVTTIFCFCMVMFSLWMMTGSVDRPDVDMPIGQTNERVGENTMFEQTIYYRDCKESEVMREKASAKVIGMTRDEVAELYHEWQVTSFDKDVVALKISVDDVCKEHKKEQFVGVRNGIIGIYYGKQSGNAVLKEALAIDEAMLVEQVKEALKVGIPFQSEEEKLRILEGLEAR, from the coding sequence ATGAAAAAGCAGTATGTTACGACCATTTTTTGCTTCTGTATGGTGATGTTTTCTCTATGGATGATGACAGGAAGTGTGGACAGGCCCGATGTTGATATGCCGATCGGGCAAACAAATGAGCGTGTCGGAGAAAATACGATGTTTGAGCAGACGATCTATTATCGGGATTGCAAGGAGTCGGAAGTGATGCGTGAGAAGGCATCGGCAAAAGTTATCGGCATGACGCGTGATGAGGTAGCAGAGCTTTATCATGAATGGCAGGTCACTTCGTTCGATAAGGATGTCGTTGCACTTAAGATCTCTGTTGACGATGTATGTAAGGAACATAAAAAAGAGCAGTTTGTAGGAGTGAGAAATGGTATCATAGGCATCTATTACGGAAAACAGAGCGGGAATGCTGTATTGAAGGAGGCTTTGGCGATCGACGAGGCGATGCTCGTAGAGCAAGTTAAGGAGGCGCTGAAAGTCGGTATCCCGTTTCAATCAGAGGAAGAAAAATTACGCATTCTGGAAGGACTAGAGGCACGGTGA
- a CDS encoding O-acetyl-ADP-ribose deacetylase, with protein sequence MKKRISVIQADITTLTVDAIVNAANTTLLGGGGVDGAIHRAAGPRLLEECRSLNGCPTGEAKITRGYQLPAQYVIHTPGPIWRGGTNREAELLSNSYRNSLTLAAAHDCKTIAFPSISTGVYRFPLELAASIALYTIIDFLNENDTIEHVYIAAFDSVTKEVYQTELETQLP encoded by the coding sequence ATGAAAAAGCGAATTTCAGTCATACAAGCCGACATTACAACGCTGACGGTCGACGCGATCGTCAACGCAGCCAACACAACACTGCTCGGCGGTGGTGGTGTCGATGGTGCGATCCATCGCGCGGCAGGTCCCAGACTACTTGAAGAATGTCGCAGTCTAAACGGCTGTCCAACGGGCGAAGCAAAGATAACACGCGGTTATCAGCTCCCCGCACAGTATGTCATCCATACACCGGGTCCGATATGGCGCGGCGGTACGAACAGAGAAGCCGAACTTCTCTCCAACTCTTATCGCAATTCGCTTACGCTTGCAGCCGCTCACGATTGCAAGACAATCGCTTTCCCGTCGATCAGTACAGGAGTGTATCGCTTCCCGCTCGAATTAGCGGCCTCGATCGCACTCTATACGATAATCGATTTTTTAAACGAAAACGATACGATCGAACATGTCTACATAGCGGCGTTTGATTCCGTAACGAAAGAAGTCTATCAAACGGAACTCGAAACACAGCTTCCATAA
- a CDS encoding ATP-binding cassette domain-containing protein, translated as MLELKNLSFQVETENGKKDILKNINLTLNDNELVVITGPNGSGKSTLAKIIMGIEKQTSGQILFNGVDISDYSITERARLGFGFALQQPVRFKGITVKDLIMLASQNKELTVDKACAYLSEVGLCANEYINREVNASLSGGELKRIEIATVLARQTALSIFDEPEAGIDLWSFNNLIDVFQRIHDKHEGSILIISHQERILNVADRIIVVAGGEVQSSGTHEEIMPELMRRADGCGCSLKRGKK; from the coding sequence ATGTTAGAATTGAAAAATCTTTCGTTCCAAGTAGAAACAGAGAACGGTAAGAAAGATATTCTCAAAAATATCAACTTGACATTAAACGACAACGAACTCGTCGTTATTACAGGCCCGAACGGCAGTGGTAAATCGACGCTCGCCAAGATCATCATGGGTATCGAAAAACAGACGTCGGGACAGATCCTCTTTAATGGCGTTGACATCTCCGACTACTCCATCACCGAGCGTGCTCGTCTTGGTTTTGGTTTTGCCCTCCAACAGCCAGTTCGTTTTAAAGGCATTACTGTCAAAGACCTCATTATGCTCGCAAGTCAGAACAAAGAATTGACCGTTGACAAGGCTTGTGCTTACCTCTCCGAAGTAGGTCTTTGTGCCAACGAATACATCAATCGCGAAGTCAATGCCAGCCTCTCGGGCGGTGAGCTCAAACGCATCGAGATCGCGACTGTTCTTGCAAGACAGACAGCACTTTCCATCTTCGACGAGCCCGAAGCAGGTATCGATCTTTGGAGCTTCAATAACCTCATTGACGTATTCCAGCGCATCCATGACAAGCACGAAGGTTCCATCTTGATCATCTCGCATCAAGAACGTATCCTCAACGTAGCCGACCGCATCATCGTCGTTGCAGGCGGTGAAGTACAATCGAGCGGTACGCACGAAGAGATCATGCCTGAATTGATGCGCAGAGCAGACGGTTGCGGCTGCAGCCTGAAAAGGGGGAAAAAATAA
- a CDS encoding SufD family Fe-S cluster assembly protein has protein sequence MDQNAKNILKIVADMDEVPTGTAYNIRSNCGCSGRNSTENIQIENKTDKPGIDIIVKPGTKNEVVMIPVVITESGVEDLVYNDFFIGEDTDITIIAGCGIHNCGDNKSQHDGIHTFYLKKNARVKYIEKHYGAADGRGENVLNPVTVINMDEDSYMEMDTVQIKGVDSTTRDTQATLKDNATLIVKEKLLTDGVQYAKTDFTINLDGENCSTHVVSRSVAKGESKQYFVSNVIGNNKCMGHTECDAIIMDNAIVHAKPEIVANHIDASLIHEAAIGKIAGEQIMKLMTLGLTEEEAQQQIVNGFLK, from the coding sequence ATGGATCAGAACGCAAAAAACATCTTGAAGATCGTTGCCGACATGGACGAAGTTCCAACAGGCACAGCATATAATATCCGTTCCAACTGTGGTTGCAGCGGACGCAACTCCACAGAAAACATTCAGATCGAAAACAAAACAGACAAACCGGGCATCGACATCATCGTCAAACCGGGCACAAAAAACGAAGTCGTCATGATCCCTGTCGTCATCACCGAAAGCGGCGTCGAAGACCTCGTATACAACGACTTCTTCATCGGCGAAGATACCGACATCACCATCATCGCAGGCTGCGGTATCCACAACTGCGGCGATAACAAATCTCAGCATGACGGTATCCACACGTTCTATCTCAAAAAGAACGCACGTGTCAAATATATCGAAAAACATTACGGCGCGGCAGACGGTCGCGGTGAAAACGTCCTCAACCCTGTTACTGTCATCAACATGGACGAAGACAGCTACATGGAAATGGACACCGTACAGATCAAAGGCGTAGACTCCACGACACGTGACACACAAGCTACACTTAAAGATAACGCAACGCTCATCGTCAAAGAGAAACTCCTCACCGACGGTGTACAGTATGCGAAAACAGACTTCACCATCAATCTCGACGGCGAAAATTGCAGTACGCATGTCGTATCGCGTTCCGTTGCCAAAGGCGAATCGAAGCAGTACTTTGTTTCCAACGTCATCGGCAACAACAAATGTATGGGCCACACCGAATGTGACGCCATCATCATGGACAACGCCATCGTCCATGCCAAACCTGAGATCGTTGCCAACCATATCGATGCCAGCCTCATCCACGAAGCCGCTATCGGTAAGATCGCAGGCGAACAGATCATGAAACTGATGACGCTCGGCCTCACCGAAGAAGAAGCACAACAGCAGATCGTCAACGGATTCTTGAAATAA
- the ylqF gene encoding ribosome biogenesis GTPase YlqF: protein MAEIEKKNNLTIQWFPGHMTKAQRMIKENLKLVDVVIELLDARIPVSSSNPMIGSLIENKPKVIVLNKADLAEEEHTKAWIACFRRQGIPVVAIDSMTGKGIKQLIAQVEKLAAAKINHLKAKGIKVRAVRAMILGIPNVGKSSLINRLQGSAVVKTADKPGVTRGKQWIKISKTLELLDTPGVLWPKFEDPEKGFHLAVSGAINDEVYDGELLMELFVDYLRTEYPERLAARYKLTLPLPETGYEVLEAIARKRGCLRAGGKIDDEKVRRLLLTEFRSGKLGGFTLDKCKSAVEEKAEKTTSTEVVATGQEAE, encoded by the coding sequence ATGGCAGAAATCGAAAAGAAAAACAATTTAACGATACAATGGTTTCCCGGACATATGACGAAAGCACAGCGCATGATCAAGGAGAATTTGAAGCTCGTTGATGTTGTCATTGAACTTCTCGATGCGCGTATTCCTGTCAGCAGTTCCAACCCGATGATCGGCAGTCTTATTGAGAACAAGCCGAAAGTCATCGTTCTCAACAAAGCCGACTTGGCAGAAGAAGAGCATACAAAAGCGTGGATCGCTTGTTTCCGCCGTCAGGGTATCCCTGTCGTGGCGATCGATTCCATGACAGGCAAAGGTATCAAACAGCTTATTGCGCAGGTAGAAAAACTCGCCGCGGCAAAGATCAATCATCTGAAAGCCAAAGGCATCAAAGTACGTGCCGTTCGTGCGATGATCCTCGGTATTCCGAACGTAGGAAAATCGTCGCTCATCAATCGTTTGCAGGGCAGTGCTGTCGTAAAAACGGCTGACAAACCGGGCGTAACGCGCGGTAAACAATGGATCAAGATCAGCAAGACGCTTGAGCTTCTCGATACACCGGGGGTGCTCTGGCCGAAGTTCGAAGACCCTGAAAAAGGATTCCATCTTGCTGTCAGTGGTGCTATCAACGATGAAGTATATGACGGTGAGCTTTTGATGGAGCTCTTTGTTGATTATCTCCGCACAGAGTATCCCGAAAGATTGGCTGCGCGTTATAAATTGACGCTTCCGCTTCCCGAAACGGGCTACGAAGTCCTTGAAGCTATCGCGCGCAAACGCGGTTGTCTTCGTGCAGGCGGCAAGATCGATGATGAAAAAGTACGCAGACTTCTGCTTACCGAATTCCGCAGTGGTAAACTCGGTGGATTTACGCTTGATAAATGCAAGAGCGCAGTAGAGGAGAAGGCAGAAAAAACAACATCTACTGAAGTTGTTGCAACGGGACAAGAAGCCGAATAG
- the lepB gene encoding signal peptidase I yields the protein MNKPESGGIGTQIKEWTISILIAVVLACFIRFFIVELYLVEGPSMLPTLVSQERLVVNKFIYRFREPERGEILVFKYPRDPKRDFIKRVIGVEGDTIEIKDNKVYLNDELLDEPYILEPTLSTFPKRTIPRGHIFVMGDNRNNSEDSRFRGVGFLPLDMVKGKAMMVFWPLDSMKMLP from the coding sequence ATGAACAAACCCGAGTCCGGTGGTATCGGTACGCAGATCAAAGAATGGACGATCTCCATTTTGATCGCAGTCGTATTGGCTTGTTTTATTCGATTTTTTATCGTTGAGCTGTACTTGGTAGAGGGTCCGTCCATGTTACCGACCTTGGTCAGCCAAGAACGTCTTGTTGTTAATAAATTCATCTATCGTTTCCGTGAACCGGAACGTGGAGAGATCCTCGTATTTAAGTATCCGCGTGATCCGAAACGCGATTTTATCAAACGTGTTATCGGTGTCGAAGGTGATACGATCGAGATCAAAGACAACAAAGTCTATTTGAATGACGAATTATTGGACGAACCATATATTTTAGAACCGACTCTCAGCACCTTCCCGAAACGCACCATTCCGCGCGGTCATATCTTCGTTATGGGTGATAACCGTAACAACTCGGAGGACAGCCGTTTCCGTGGTGTAGGCTTCTTGCCGCTCGATATGGTCAAAGGGAAAGCGATGATGGTATTCTGGCCGCTTGACAGTATGAAAATGTTACCGTAA
- the rplS gene encoding 50S ribosomal protein L19 yields MNIIEALEKEQLRQDIPAFRPGDTVRVHVKVVEGNRERIQMFEGVVINRKSSGVRETFTVRRVSYGIGVERTFPVHSPRLEKIDVVRRGIVRRAKLYYLRNLTGKAARIKERR; encoded by the coding sequence ATGAATATTATTGAAGCATTGGAAAAAGAACAACTTCGCCAGGACATTCCGGCATTCAGACCGGGGGACACGGTTCGTGTACACGTTAAAGTTGTCGAAGGTAACCGTGAACGTATCCAGATGTTCGAAGGTGTTGTTATCAATCGTAAATCCAGCGGTGTTCGCGAAACTTTCACGGTTCGCAGAGTGTCCTACGGTATCGGCGTAGAACGTACGTTCCCGGTACATTCCCCGCGTTTGGAAAAAATTGATGTAGTTCGTCGCGGTATCGTTCGCCGTGCAAAACTCTACTACTTGAGAAACCTCACGGGTAAAGCTGCACGTATCAAAGAAAGACGATAA
- the trmD gene encoding tRNA (guanosine(37)-N1)-methyltransferase TrmD, translating into MRFDVITLFPEMIESAMNHSVIKRAMENDLLEIHATQLRDYAYDKHKIVDDTPFGGGAGMLMKPEPFFRAVEDIVQKTNLSNRRVILMAPSGTTFDQAKCIELAKYDQLIFLCGHYEGVDARVQEYLADEVLSIGDYVLTGGELPAMVIMDSVARNIAGVLGSADSAPQDSFYAGLLEYPQYTRPRTYEGHDVPDVLLSGNHAEIEKWRRKQSLLITREKRPDLFEKIELTKQDKKLLGE; encoded by the coding sequence TTACGTTGTTTCCCGAGATGATAGAAAGTGCGATGAATCACAGCGTTATCAAACGCGCGATGGAGAACGATCTCCTCGAGATCCATGCAACACAGCTTCGGGATTATGCGTACGATAAACATAAAATTGTCGATGACACGCCGTTTGGCGGTGGTGCCGGTATGTTGATGAAGCCGGAACCGTTCTTTCGTGCGGTAGAAGATATCGTGCAAAAGACTAACCTTTCGAACCGCCGCGTCATCTTGATGGCGCCGAGCGGAACAACGTTTGACCAAGCGAAATGTATCGAACTTGCGAAATATGATCAGCTCATTTTTTTGTGCGGTCACTACGAAGGTGTTGATGCACGTGTGCAGGAATATCTGGCAGACGAAGTGCTGTCGATCGGTGATTATGTATTAACAGGCGGAGAACTTCCTGCAATGGTCATCATGGATTCTGTTGCACGAAATATTGCAGGCGTGCTCGGGTCGGCCGACTCGGCACCGCAGGATTCGTTTTATGCGGGACTCCTCGAATATCCGCAGTATACCAGACCGCGCACATATGAAGGACACGATGTCCCCGATGTGCTGTTATCGGGCAATCATGCCGAGATCGAGAAGTGGAGACGGAAACAATCGCTTCTCATCACGCGCGAAAAACGCCCTGATCTGTTCGAAAAAATAGAACTTACGAAGCAGGATAAGAAGCTTCTCGGTGAATAA